Genomic window (Pseudomonas cannabina):
GAACTCATGCCTGGAATGAGAGAGCTCGGCGACTGATCATGCATCATGATCGCCTTTTTGCGGTAAGCGAGGCATGGGTTTGGTTGGCTGAGGCTCGAATACTCGCGCGCCGACTCACTACATGATTTTGTCTACACCCTCTTAGGCATGGTGCAATGCTGTGTAGGCAAAGGACAAACAGCTTACTTTATTTTGTCTACACCCTCCTAGGCATCAATGATGGCAAAGCAATATTTAATTATATGATCAAAGTAATGTCACAGTAGTTGCACTAAGGAGACGCTGATTTATTCTAAAACCCAGCTGTTGCCCCCAGATAAATCAAGGCCTCCAGAGCGTTGCAGGGACGAAAAATCGAATAAATCAGCGCCTCCCTAAGCCTTTACAACCGCCTTGAAATTTAATTTGCACTAGTAAAGGTACCATGCTAAATTTTTCATTCCAAACATACATAAATTAAGGTTTAAAAATGGCTAGTTATGAAATCCGGTTATCCATGGTTGACTTTGAAAAGGATAGTATTCCTGAAATATTGGTGCAGTATTGGAACAAGGAAAAGCTGGCTTTTGCGTCTTACGTAACAGCTTCCGGCAACGACAAAGGCTTTGATACAGTAAGAAGCGAATCCGATACCAATGAAGACGGCAAGACGAATGCTCAGGACAATGCCGCAATAATCGCATTAGCCAATGCATTTGCAGTAATGAATCTTTCTATAGAAAAACGGAAGTAAGATAATAAACCGGGTAGCCACCAGTCTTGCGAGAGGGATTTTCCTCAACGCACACGGCACCTGGCTAAGTCTACTCAATGTGTAGGGATTTTTAATTCCTACACATTAAATTTTCAGCATGCGCATGAAAATTGTGAGATTTAAAAATCTGTTATTGTGACTATATACCTTCAGCACAAGCCATGTCTAACATGGCGTTAGATGTAGCGGCCTGCAATCGAAATGGCGCCGACCTGCAATCATCGCGTTTTTCGACCAGGATTGATTGCATCTATCCGAGCCAGCAAACCGGGATTATTCGCGAATGAACCTGCGTTCATCTGGTTCGACCTGCAATCGATTGTCATGAACCGGAATTATTTGCGAGTGATCGCTCGCCGCTTATGTCTCATTTGAGCATACCCTTGTGAGACGCATGGCCGAGACGCTTTTTGCGTCTCAATAGGGTGGCTTTTCAATTTTGACATGGTAAGTTCTCAGCTTCTAGAGCCTAAAGAGACAAACTTGACGATGGCCCTTTACGGATACGCTCGCGTTTCCACAAGCGATCAAGATTTCGTTCTGCAAGAAAAAACTTTGCGTGAAGCAGGTTGTGATGTCGTGCGCGCCGAGAAAAAAACGGGGCTAGTGTACTGTTTGCGAAATTATTTACCCATGACCTACAAACTAAGTTATTGATAAAATTTGAATTTTCCGTTCGTCAGTAGCTGGTTTTTTCGAAAACAGTACACTAGCCTGGTTGGTAGGACGGAGTTGAAAACACTGCTCGATTTTCTACGCTTGGCGATACATTAGTGGTGACGCGTATTGATCGTCTCGCACGTGAAAAAAAGCGTTTAACCAGCCTCAACGCCACGTTGGTATCACGCCGAGTGGGCCTTTTTCGGCGGATTACCCTGTATAGGAATTATTGAAATTCCTATACATCGAGCTTTCAGATCAGCGATCAAAAAAGTTATTGTAGTCCCTAACGAACGCCTCACGAGAAGTGGTCATCGCTTCTAGATCTGCTACTTTGCCGTGTCTCATAGGCGGTAACTCCATACCTCGCGCCATTGCTATGGCACGGACAGAGAACTCAGTTTTTGCTGCACTGCCCCTATGATCAGGCATAGCATTAGCAACCCACCAATGTATTTCACCTAATATACTTAAAGCTTGTGAATCGGAAACGCTCGCATCCAACGCTTGATTATAAAGTTCTTCTACATGAGCAAGCACTTCTGGCACATCGGCAGAAAAAGTGTGCCTTATATAAAAAGGCTCGCCAGCTTCAAGGTGCCTTATAGCAGAGTATCTACTATCATATCTATTCGCATCAGGGTCTGCACTTACCACGACAGTTGAGAGAGTTATACGCTTACCATTTATATTGTCTCGCAGAGGAAACTCGTGCATTGGAACGCCCTCAACATCCTCGCAAAATTCACCATCCTTTCGATTTCTGTAACGATCAAGAATGTAAGCATATTGATTTGCCAGAGGCGTTGTCGGATTGTGATTGTAAGTTGGGTATCGCTCGCTTTCCTCGCCAAAAGTTTTGTAATCTCCGCCAGCAGCTTCGCTTCTCCAGCGCTGTGCCAAGGCCCACAATTGGCTAAATGCTTGAACTTGACCCGAAGCAATGCCAGCACCTGCGTGGCGAGACGCATCGAAGAAGGAACGACCATATTCCATCTGATGAGGAAGATGGTCCTGGTTATACTGAGGATCGGGCCAGCGAGCTACGCCAATTAACGATTGCTGATAATACGTTAAGCCGGTTTGTGCTGGAGGGCCCGATAATTCACCATAACGAGCTGACCTACGATGCGATGTTCTAGCGGTAGCAGGCTCCGCGTCAGGTGAAGAGTAATGACTGGAAGGAGACATTACCTGAGGTTTCGATGATATACATCCCATTTTCCATTCCTTAAAATTAGGTGTTGCCGACCTTAAAGAAATCGTTTCTAAAGTAGCGATTGAGGGTTACTCGGCCCTGTACCCAAAAGTCAGTCAGCGAAGCTAAGGAGCCGCTGATTTATTCGATTTTCGTCCCGCCAGCAACGCTCTGAAGTACTTGATTTATCACGGGGCAACAGCTGGGTTTCAGAATAAATCAGCGCCTCCCTAAGGCAAGGCAAAAAAGGCACGGTAGCGGAATCTACTGGTTGTAGATGACAATCCCTACCGTGCTCGCGCACGAGCCTGCTTTTAACGCAGCATCACCGATGAGCGGCTACTTTTCGTGCAGAGCCTAATAACTGAGTCGCCACAGGGTCGTAATCAGTTCCCGTTGGCCGAAACGCCGGAACGAAATTCCTATTCTATGAAACACAACCCTTGTTGATCGCGTCGTTCAGAACTTTAGCCGAGACGAACTTGACGACTTTCTTGGCAGCAATTTCGATAGCGGCACCAGTCGAAGGGTTGCGGCCAGTGCGTGCTGGACGCTCTGCCACTTTCAGTTTGCCGATGCCCGGTAGAGTGATTTCTGCACCGCTTTCCAGTTGGTCGGCAACGATCTGTCCCAATTGCTCAAGAGCCTTAAGCGCGGTGGTTTTTGGCGCATCGATAGCTTCTGCAATACCGACAACCAATTGGTCTTTCGTCAGAGCCATAGTGGCGTTCCTTCCCTATCAAATTCATTTGGATTGCAGAGTAAGGGGTCAGCTTGGGGCAGGCAAGAGTCCCGCTCTCCAGTAGCAGCCCCATTGACCACGAAATGTAGAAACACGAACCAAGCTTGAGTTAGGTCCGAACACTCACTGACGTAGTGCTCGCGCGCTATGCAGCACAGAACTGGGCAGCCTGCGGCTGCAAATTGTGGGATTTTGAAATCGGTTATCATAGCCGAAATCGAGTCGATCCCTCCTCAGCACAGGCTTACACATGGCGTCAGAGACCAAAAAACGTAAACGGGCGAGCCGGGCAAAAGCCAAGGCAAAGCAGACCCGTCTCCAACGCGCCGGGCATACCACCTTCGTTCCCGATACCGACTTTTTCTTCGATATCGATCCTTTGGGTGATGTCGATCTTTGTAGTTGCTGCCAGACAACGTATCTGAACGACATGTTTCCCGACGCTTCTTGCGTAAGCGTTTCGATGAGAGAAGGGCCAGGCGGATTCGTCATCACCGCCGTCATTCACCACGATGAGGAGCCGCCCTGCTGACGTGGCCTCTGCACCGCCTGCTTACAAACCTCGACCGCTCAAAAACCTCTTCACGGCCAACGGCTGCTGGGCAGATTTGCTGGAGGCCGGCGGTCTGCGCCAAATCGAAGTGGAGTCGATCAGCAAAATGCTCGCCTGCGGCACCTCGATACTGGGCGTCAAACACTACACCTGCGGCAACGACAGCTGCCCGCACGTCAAATACCTGTGCAACACCTGCCATTGCCGGGCCTGTCCTTCCTGCGGCAAAAAGGCCACCGACCAGTGGATCGCCGTGCAAAACAACCGTCTGCCCGACTGCCCCTGGCAGCATCTGGTGTTCACGCTGCCCGACACGCTGTGGTCCCTGTTCTTCTACAACCGCTGGCTGCTTGATGCGCTGTTTCGTCTGGCGGCCGATAACCTGATCTACACCGCCAAGCGGCGCGGTTTGCGCGTCGGGATTTTCGGGGCGCTGCACACCTATGGACGGCGGCTCAACTGGCATCCCCACGTCCACCTGTCGGTGACCGCGGGCGGCCTGGATGAGCAGGGCGTCTGGAAAAATCTGTCGTTCCACAAAGAGGCCCTGCGGCGGCGCTGGATGTGGCTGGTGCGCGATTACCTGCTGGGACAGCCGCTTTCGCAACTGACGATGCCGCCGCCGCTGGCCCACATCCACTGTGAAAGCGACTGGCACCGTCTGATACTGACCGCTGGCGGCCAGCACTGGCACATCCACTTGTCGAAGAAGACGGAAAACGGCCGAAAGACCGTCAATTACCTGGGCCGCTACCTGAAAAAACCGCCGATCTCGGGCAGTCGTCTGGCGCATTACACCAACGGGGCCACGTTGAGCTTCACCTACCTGGATCACCGCACACAGACCTATCAGCAGGAAACGCTGAGCCAGGCCGACATGCTGCGCCGGGTGGTGCAGCACATCCCGGAAAAGCATTTCCGGATGATCCGGTATTTTGGTTTTCTGGCCAATCGGGTGTGTGGGAAATACCTGCCGAAGGTGTATGAAGCATTGAAGATGGCGACGCCAGGACCGACACCGAAGCTGTATTTTGTGCAGATGGCCAAAGCCTTTCTAAACGTCGATCCGTTCCGTTGCGTGCTGTGTGGCGCGCGGATGGTATACACGGCGGCAATCAGCGGGCTGACGGTACAGGGACTGGTCCTCAACGCTCAGGCGATCGCGCAGATGAGGTACGTGAAGCCCTGACAGGGGGAAGGTGCGTCCGCACCTAGGCTTCGCGGTGAAATAACCTGCATTAACGCTGATTTATAGGGATTTTCACTGCATAAGTAACGCATCAGCGTCTTCCTACACATCGCTATGAAGGCATGACGCCTCCTTCCAAGCGTCAGCTTGATGCATAGGCATTTTGAAATTCCTATGCATGAACTGGGCAGCCTGCGGCTGCAAATTGTGGGATTTTGAAATCGGTTATCATAGCCGAAATCGAGTCGATCCCTCCTCAGCACAGGCTTACACATGGCGTCAGAGACCAAAAAACGTAAACGGGCGAGCCGGGCAAAAGCCAAGGCAAAGCAGACCCGTCTCCAACGCGCCGGGCATACCACCTTCGTTCCCGATACCGACTTTTTCTTCGATATCGATCCTTTGGGTGATGTCGATCTTTGTAGTTGCTGCCAGACAACGTATCTGAACGACATGTTTCCCGACGCTTCTTGCGTAAGCGTTTCGATGAGAGAAGGGCCAGGCGGATTCGCCATCACCGCCGTCATTCACCACGATGAGGAGCCGCCCTGCTGACGTGGCCTCTGCACCGCCTGCTTACAAACCTCGACCGCTCAAAAACCTCTTCACGGCCAACGGCTGCTGGGCAGATTTGCTGGAGGCCGGCGGTCTGCGCCAAATCGAAGTGGAGTCGATCAGCAAAATGCTCGCCTGCGGCACCTCGATACTGGGCGTCAAACACTACACCTGCGGCAACGACAGCTGCCCGCACGTCAAATACCTGTGCAACACCTGCCATTGCCGGGCCTGTCCTTCCTGCGGCAAAAAGGCCACCGACCAGTGGATCGCCGTGCAAAACAACCGTCTGCCCGACTGCCCCTGGCAGCATCTGGTGTTCACGCTGCCCGACACGCTGTGGTCCCTGTTCTTCTACAACCGCTGGCTGCTTGATGCGCTGTTTCGTCTGGCGGCCGATAACCTGATCTACACCGCCAAGCGGCGCGGTTTGCGCGTCGGGATTTTCGGGGCGCTGCACACCTATGGACGGCGGCTCAACTGGCATCCCCACGTCCACCTGTCGGTGACCGCGGGCGGCCTGGATGAGCAGGGCGTCTGGAAAAATCTGTCGTTCCACAAAGAGGCCCTGCGGCGGCGCTGGATGTGGCTGGTGCGCGATTACCTGCTGGGACAGCCGCTTTCGCAACTGACGATGCCGCCGCCGCTGGCCCACATCCACTGTGAAAACGACTGGCACCGTCTGATACTGACCGCTGGCGGCCAGCACTGGCACATCCACTTGTCGAAGAAGACGGAAAACGGGCGAAAGACCGTCAATTACCTGGGCCGCTACCTGAAAAAACCGCCCATCTCGGGCAGTCGTCTGGCGCATTACACCTCCGGAGCCACGTTGAGCTTTACCTACCTGGATCACCGCACGCAGACCTATCAGCAGGAAACGCTGAGCCAGGCCGACATGCTGCGCCGGGTGGTGCAGCACATCCCGGAAAAGCATTTCCGGATGATCCGGTATTTTGGTTTTCTGGCCAATCGGGTGTGTGGGAAATACCTGCCGAAGGTGTATGAAGCATTGAAGATGGCGACGCCAGGACCGACACCGAAGCTGTATTTTGTGCAGATGGCCAAAGCCTTTCTAAACGTCGATCCGTTCCGTTGCGTGCTGTGTGGCGCGCGGATGGTATACACGGCGGCAATCAGCGGGCTGACGGTACAGGGACTGGTCCTCAACGCTCAGGCGATCGCGCAGATGAGGTACGTGAAGCCCTGACAGGGGGAAGGTGCGTCCGCACCTAGGCTTCGCGGTGAAATAACCTGCATTAACGCTGATTTATAGGGATTTTCACTGCATAAGTAACGCATCAGCGTCTTCCTACACATCGCTATGAAGGCATGACGCCTCCTTCCAAGCGTCAGCTTGATGCATAGGCATTTTGAAATTCCTATGCATGAACGTTTTGCGCAGCATCCAGGGATCCGCCATGGCCAAGTCCTTGGCCGACAGGATCTGCATGCCCTCCAGGTGCGCTTTCATTTTTCGACCGATGCCCCAGACCTCTCCGACAGAGGTATTGCGCAGCACCCAATCACGTTTTGCAGGGTCGCAGATGTCCACGACCCCGCCGGTGTGCGCTTGCAGCCGTTTGGCTGTGTGATTGGCCAGCTTGGCCAGCGTTTTGGTGGGTGCGATCCCCACACCCACCGGGATACCGGTGCAGCGGTAGACTTTTGATCGAATCGATCTTCCCAGCTCGGTCAAATTGCCAGGCATGCCGGAGAGGTCTGCGAACGCCTCATCGATGCTGTAAACCTCAACGGCAGGGACCATGGATTCTATGATGGCCATCACGTGCTGGCTTAAGTCGCCATTTATGTGGAATGGAAAATTATTCTCCCAGTCTTCCGTTCCTTGACGAGATTACTACGTCCACACTACCGGAACGCGTCTTGAAGCAGGCACCCTCCGCCGATACCTGAGCCGCTCCGTGCACAGCCTGATAGGTGTCGTGACAAATGCGGTGGGTGTGACTCAGATTGATCAATCGCTACATGATAAGAGAACCTACCTTTTTACGCTGATCGCAGCTTTGCCATTGAGGCGCTGTCGACTATTTAAATATTTGGAAAGCATAATGGAACTCGATGGACACTGATGACCACTCATGCGCGGCACATGTAAAAGTAAAAGCGAATAGATAAGTCGGTGGTGGTGATCTGTCGGTTAAAAGCATGGCAAGCAACTCGCTCACCCACTGTAAAAATAAAATCAACTTAGATCCACGATGGAGAAAGTAAAATGAAAGCTCGCTCAAAGAAATCAGTAGGCATTGTTGCTTTGGCACTTTTAATGGGCAAGGTGTATGCCGCTCCTACTCCTGCCGCGTGCCCGGATGTCAGCGTCATCAAACAACATCAGGAAGGGCAAGGTTTTGTGTATACGGCACCAGCCCCAAACAACCAACAATGGAGAGGCGAAAACCCGCGAGGCGATGCAAAGGACATAAATAGTATTGCTTTCAAAACTGCAAATATACGTAACCGAAGCGCGATCACAGGTAATGCATTTGTGGCGTGCGACTATGAGGGTAATAGCAGCGCAGGAATCAGGATGAGTCTTGAAACGCTCAAGGTAGCAACACCTGTGGGGAAAGCTTGGAACGGACTCAGTTGCAGTGAAAGCAACCCATCCCTCTGCACGTTTGAGTATTGATGTTTTTATAATATACATTTTACAAATAGCTATTCAGCTTAATGCAGGTAGCTTTTAGTAAAACTACAAAAACAGATCACAGCGCCCACGACTATCGGCTTTTTCCCCTCGATTTGACTGGGCGTTCTGCAGGGCCTGAACGTAAGACGTCCCCAGCCCCACTGGTCAACGTCGTCAGAATCAGCGTAGCCCAGAAGCATTCCACCTAACTTACTAAAGCCCAAAATTGCTGCTGAACGACTGGATTCCATACCGACGCAAAACATCCTTGATCTGGAAATAGGGCGCGCCCATTTTCACGTAGGGTTTTGCATCGTAGCTGCGGGCAATAACGCAACCATCGTTGTTGCTGAGCACAACTATAGGAACCTTGGCCAAGTCTGGTCGAAACACGCGCTCACAGCTGGCGTAGAACGAGTTGCAATCGACCAGACCAAACACCGGCGTTGGCTTGTTACTCAAAGCTTGTGACGCCATGTCGCACAACGCCCCATATCGACAGCTCTTCACCTTCCAGGATATGCCGAGGCGGATAGGCAGGGTTGGCTGACTTCAGCACCACATGGTCACCCTGTAGGATGAGAATTTTGCACAGCGGCTCGTTGTTCACGGCAGCAATGACAATGCTCCCGCTGGACGGTTTTCTGGAGCGATCCACGACAACCAGGCTGTCATGAAAAATCTTGGCACCCTCCATGCTGTCGCCATCGATCTTGGCCACGTAAATGTGAGGGGCGCGCAAATCCATCAGCCGGTCGAATGAGAAGTCCTGCTCGATGTGGTCCGCAGCCGGATTAGGAAAACCGGCAGGGATTTTGAAAGTGTAGAAGGGTATGACCTTTCCGGATTCGCACAACCGGCCGAGTATTTTGACGTTCATGAGGCGAACCTGGCAGGAACAGAGTTAACTGTATGCACGTACAGTTAACGGCGTGCCGCCATCACCCGTCAACTCAAGCCGACCAACTGCGCAAAACGCATGCCTTCATTGAAGGCAAAGAGCGATTGACCATGCACATAATTATTTGAACAGCCTGCGCGCACACGCGCCCGGTTGAGGACTGGGGCGGCTTGCCGTTCCAGGCCGATTTATCCGGGTCTTAGCGCCCGTAGGGTGGCCGCAGGCCAGGGCAGGGCAGCTTCATCGCCCTGGGCCGCTTAGACAGGCTGTTTCACTGACGTATAGGCGCAGACATACGCGCCGTGCCGAAGGCACGACTTGCGCGTGCATTACTGCTTTATGAGGTGGGTTCCCACCGCGTAAATCCCTGTTTTTCCTGAAAGGGATAACTGAAGGGGGGATAAAATTTCATTTATTTCAAACACTCCAGTGCGCCACCTCCGGCGTGGCCAAAAAGAGCCGTTGGCACAGCTAAAAAACGGCACAACCAGCACCGGCGTGCGGTCCTTGCAATGCCTGGCCATAGGGTCACCCACCGCCCTTAAAACGCAGGCGTGACAATGCCTCCGCGTGAGCGGATGCAGTTTTCGGACAAAGTGGGGGCCTGTTAGGCTTTTTTGCTCCTCGACGCCAGGAGCCTATCCAGCGCACTGGACACGGTGTTGCTCACTGGCGGCGATGTGCTGGTGTCCGCGACATCTTGCGTATCCGGTACGCCCGCCTCCCGATTTTCCTTGGCCTGCCAGCGCTGACGCGACGTTTCACGGCGCTGGAGTTCCAGAGAGTGCTTTTCCATGTCCGCCAAGCGCTGTTGCCCTATGTCGCGCAACTGAGCATCGCGACGCTTCTTGGCCGACTTCTGCACGCGTTCATGAACATAGGCCAGGCCAAGGTCTTTCCAGAAAAGCTTGGTGAAGCGGATCAGGACGCGGGTGCGCACTAGGTGCAGACCGTTATCGTCCTTCTCGTCCAGGCGAATGCGCTCGATACGACGGTACACATACCCCGCATCATCCAGGGTTTTCATCAAGCGACACAGCGCCGGTGCAGAGATACCCGCATCCTCGGCAATGCCACACTGAGTGTTAAGCACATAGCGGCCATTGTCGGGGTCGATGTAGCCCAGCACGCTGGTGGCCAGGTCCAGGCGAACCAGCAGCTGCTCGGCCACGCGCTCGATGGCCAGAAACTTCTCCCGCCGGGTACGCCTGTCGCCATGAACGCCATCCAGGCGGCGCAGGTATTGGCCCCGGTAGCGGTCCATGTTGCTCAGACGCTCATAGGCCGAGCGGATCAGGGGATTTTTAAGCTGTTGTTCAGAGAGGTGACGGGGAGCCGCGTAACGGGCAGGCATTACCCGACCGGGGCGACGTAAAGCGGAGTGAGGGTCAGAAGGGGGGAGCCTGACAGCCTTGAGGTGCCTCATGCTTCACCGCCTTGGCCATGAAGGCCATGCGCTACGGTAAAACGTGTCAGGTTTTGATGATGCTGGGGGTACAGGTCTGCCTTTAGAAGGGGCACAGCCTGCGGAAGAATCTTTTCCATAAGTCCACCGTTCAGCGGTGAACTGAAGGCTTCACTTTTGACGGCTTGCACAAAACCGCAGTGAACGCCATAATCAGCTCACGTTATGTGTGTTGAACAGGTGATCCCTTCTTCAAAAGGCCTGTTCAGGATTTTCCAAAAAGCCCCGGCGCCAACCGGGGCTTTTTGGTTTCTGCGATTCGTGAATCTACATCGTCGCTTTCCTGCAAATAAAACTGTGCCGGATAGTAGCATGGGACCTCCGCTTTTCGCCCTACAAAATCCGCTGCTTTCAACGAGCTAGGACGCTTTCCTGGACACCACCGGCCTTTCATCGCTCGATTTGTTCAGCAGCCGTGGGTAAAGCCCGCGCCGGAACCGCTGAAAATCAGCCGCGTCAAGCCAGACGGCACTGGCCTCCCATCCGTCGCGAGACACACCGTCGAGCCGATCCTGGCTGATCAGCAGAGACGCTTCGTCATTGCGGCCATTGTCGTTGCGGATGAATTCACAAAGGTGGTTTGTCATGGTTGTCTTTCCTCAGTTAGCGTTTCAGTGCCAATAACTGGATGCAGAACTGCCAGACCTACAGCGCCTCACTGGAGCATCCGCTCGGGGTTGGACGCAGTCGGCCCAGGACGCGCAGGATTTCGTTTTCAAAGGCGACTTTTGCTTCGAGGTCGCCCAGCTGCGTATGCCGTTCTGCCACGCACCTCAGCAAGCCAGGCAGGTGACCGTGCAGGGGCAACTCCTGGCCGTTCGTGACCCGATAGCCTTTGTGATACGCCGTCGCGATGTAGCCCTGCGTCTCCAGCGAACGCAGGGCTTCACGCACCGGCATCCGGCTGACCTGGAAGGCATCGGCAATGGCTTGCTGCGTAAGCCGTTCACCCGGTTCAAGTCGTCCGTCCATGATGGCTGCGCGCAGCGCTTCTTCAATGGTCTCGCGGGGCAGCGCTATCGGCTGTGCCAGACCGTGGGCCAGGTGCTCAAGCACCTGCTGAGCGTGCAGTTTTTGCGTTCTGTGGTTAATCATGTCCTTCACCTCTTTAACGGATGCAAACTGCCCCCTGCGCCGTAGCGCTGGGCTCAGCGCTGCACATGATTGAGGGGGTTGTGATGCGTATCAGGAACCGCTTGAGAGCCCCGAAGAGCTGGGCGGGTCGATCAGTCGATGATCAGGCTGGCTTTCTTGCCAGTGGCCGCATAGTCCTGCCAATGCGCGATAGCCTGTGCCTGCATATGGCGTGGATAGCGAGTGCGAACATAGCCCTGTGCCGTGTGAAGAATGACTAGATATTCCATCGACATGCCCCTTGGACTTTGCGTCTTGATGGGGCAATTGTGAAGTATATTTCGCAAAAGATAAAGAAATATATTTCTATTTTAGGATTGCCGGGAGCGCCATCACGGCATCGTCGTAGTACCTGGGCCGGTCTCCATCCGCAATGATCTGATGCACTCGGCGTTTGCTCATGGCCCAGCGTACGGCCAGCAGCTCAGGCTCCCAGCCTCTACGTTTGATTTCAGCCTTGAAGGCTTCTGGTGCCATCGGCACAAGCTCTTTGACTTCCAATTGGATTATCCGGATGAGAAATATGCTTCTATAGTAGTGGCTCACTGTAGGTGCGTCGAATGGTTTCTGGGAACCACCTCCAGGCAAGGAGGTGGTGTAACCGGACGGCTCAGTCCACGCTCATGCCGTCATCTTCATCCGGCGATGACAGCTCCGGTGTGCCGGCTGCTGCGGCCTGCCCCTTGGGCGTGGTCTCTGCCACTTCCCGCTCAGGCGCGGTCGGCTGCGCTGACCATTCGCGGCGGTTGACCGTTTTGTCCGTGACAGTGCCGTCCTCTTCGATGACCTGCACCACGACAGGCTGAGTGCCCAGGTCTTGCAACCGTACCTGGTCGCCTTGCTTCAGATTCGAATCCTTCATGGCATCTTCCAGCCCTACGCCCCACACCGTGCGGGGTCTACCCCCCTCGGGCTTGAGCGTCACGAAGTAGCTCATCTGGTTGTCGTCCTTGTGCTGATAGGGTGCTTCCCCGTGCTCGATCAGCGTGCCCTCGATGACTTTGCCCCTGACCGGGGCTGTCTGGCCCGTTGCTGGTTGAGGTGCAGGGAACA
Coding sequences:
- the xopAH gene encoding XopAH/AvrB family type III secretion system effector encodes the protein MGCISSKPQVMSPSSHYSSPDAEPATARTSHRRSARYGELSGPPAQTGLTYYQQSLIGVARWPDPQYNQDHLPHQMEYGRSFFDASRHAGAGIASGQVQAFSQLWALAQRWRSEAAGGDYKTFGEESERYPTYNHNPTTPLANQYAYILDRYRNRKDGEFCEDVEGVPMHEFPLRDNINGKRITLSTVVVSADPDANRYDSRYSAIRHLEAGEPFYIRHTFSADVPEVLAHVEELYNQALDASVSDSQALSILGEIHWWVANAMPDHRGSAAKTEFSVRAIAMARGMELPPMRHGKVADLEAMTTSREAFVRDYNNFFDR
- a CDS encoding HU family DNA-binding protein, whose protein sequence is MALTKDQLVVGIAEAIDAPKTTALKALEQLGQIVADQLESGAEITLPGIGKLKVAERPARTGRNPSTGAAIEIAAKKVVKFVSAKVLNDAINKGCVS
- a CDS encoding IS91 family transposase translates to MRSRPADVASAPPAYKPRPLKNLFTANGCWADLLEAGGLRQIEVESISKMLACGTSILGVKHYTCGNDSCPHVKYLCNTCHCRACPSCGKKATDQWIAVQNNRLPDCPWQHLVFTLPDTLWSLFFYNRWLLDALFRLAADNLIYTAKRRGLRVGIFGALHTYGRRLNWHPHVHLSVTAGGLDEQGVWKNLSFHKEALRRRWMWLVRDYLLGQPLSQLTMPPPLAHIHCESDWHRLILTAGGQHWHIHLSKKTENGRKTVNYLGRYLKKPPISGSRLAHYTNGATLSFTYLDHRTQTYQQETLSQADMLRRVVQHIPEKHFRMIRYFGFLANRVCGKYLPKVYEALKMATPGPTPKLYFVQMAKAFLNVDPFRCVLCGARMVYTAAISGLTVQGLVLNAQAIAQMRYVKP
- a CDS encoding IS91 family transposase; its protein translation is MRSRPADVASAPPAYKPRPLKNLFTANGCWADLLEAGGLRQIEVESISKMLACGTSILGVKHYTCGNDSCPHVKYLCNTCHCRACPSCGKKATDQWIAVQNNRLPDCPWQHLVFTLPDTLWSLFFYNRWLLDALFRLAADNLIYTAKRRGLRVGIFGALHTYGRRLNWHPHVHLSVTAGGLDEQGVWKNLSFHKEALRRRWMWLVRDYLLGQPLSQLTMPPPLAHIHCENDWHRLILTAGGQHWHIHLSKKTENGRKTVNYLGRYLKKPPISGSRLAHYTSGATLSFTYLDHRTQTYQQETLSQADMLRRVVQHIPEKHFRMIRYFGFLANRVCGKYLPKVYEALKMATPGPTPKLYFVQMAKAFLNVDPFRCVLCGARMVYTAAISGLTVQGLVLNAQAIAQMRYVKP
- a CDS encoding DUF3757 domain-containing protein; translated protein: MKARSKKSVGIVALALLMGKVYAAPTPAACPDVSVIKQHQEGQGFVYTAPAPNNQQWRGENPRGDAKDINSIAFKTANIRNRSAITGNAFVACDYEGNSSAGIRMSLETLKVATPVGKAWNGLSCSESNPSLCTFEY
- a CDS encoding LexA family protein, translated to MNVKILGRLCESGKVIPFYTFKIPAGFPNPAADHIEQDFSFDRLMDLRAPHIYVAKIDGDSMEGAKIFHDSLVVVDRSRKPSSGSIVIAAVNNEPLCKILILQGDHVVLKSANPAYPPRHILEGEELSIWGVVRHGVTSFE
- a CDS encoding GntR family transcriptional regulator — protein: MINHRTQKLHAQQVLEHLAHGLAQPIALPRETIEEALRAAIMDGRLEPGERLTQQAIADAFQVSRMPVREALRSLETQGYIATAYHKGYRVTNGQELPLHGHLPGLLRCVAERHTQLGDLEAKVAFENEILRVLGRLRPTPSGCSSEAL